The nucleotide sequence gaacccatttttccggttggtcgacgggggtgggccttgcgacctttgtcggacgtgcttcgtccgtcatcaggacgtccttgcgggcgtagatgattgcaacccccgatgcggttgggaaaccaaccgcggagtgggggacggatgtgatcatattgaaatctccttgggattctctcccaaggaggacGTCATAGTTGGAGGTgtggggtaaaaccatgaagttaaCCTCCTCTGTCCGCGTGTGTTTACCATTGGTAAGACGCACGGGAAATGTAAtttggcctaggggaaagactgtttcccctgcgaatccggccagcgggtaatctacggcttgcaaccgatctttgtcctcttggtcaaattgattgaagcattgctcgtagattatatcggatgtactgcccgggtcaatgaacagacgctcggtgcagtaatgggccagctggcctgaaatgacgacggcgcgtctgtcacgcggtccgcctcggacttttgggaagacgacttgctcgtctttccaatcattgtccggtcttcgtgccgctttgcgcggcctacccttgcctccgtaaatcatgtgggtggaagccacgtacatggctttctttccggaggaggtaccttcgttgtgaggggtgatatgcttggtgggtttttgtccacctggcaaaaggtgttgcagtttcccctctttcaacgcccgctcaatctccagccggagactgatgcagttgttggtggtgtggcccgagtccttgtggtactcacagtatagtgtgaggtcctgacttttcttggacttcatcggttgggccggtcgcaagaattgtggGTCCGCGAGGAGGACCTCTCTTGGCGACTGGTTGATCTCGGTCCATTTGCGGTCCCGATATTCTTTTCTTGGTGCCCGAGTGCCTCGGGCCGGGTTGTAGCATTGTGGGTCAAACGTGTTGGGTTGCGGGAAATAGGGTTTAGTAATATCCCGATTGCCCGCATCCCGGTTTCGTTTGTTATTAcgtttggacccttggtgggatgtttcggcttggggttttgcctttttgacgtgcggttcgagcgaccgctgtgtctgggcatatgtcttgactgcggtcatgacatcctcccaCTTTTTAGGCAAACcttccttgccagagatggtcatgaccatctctctgtctttgacggcccgaataaaatggtttcgcgccatttggtccgccacgtcgcctatctctaggcattctttattgtaacgtatgacgaatgcctcgagcgattcgtcatctcttcgccagatgttcatgacgtccaacgaatcgcgttcgtggcgtcgctgttGGCTAAAgtgggcgaggaacttggcgcgcaagtcctcgaaagaatccagtgatcccactggcaaagaatcaaacCATGCCCTCGCCAGACCGATAAGGGTccgggggaaaaaattgcaccaggtgggttcgtcccacctgccattgacgcctgcgcctgtgaagatgttcatgtggtcgtccgggtcggtcgagccactgtatttcccaatgttgactgggaattttgtcgttgtgatatcggcgttggcgatgtgcgggacgaattttgaattttcggccgcggcccttggcctgtatggttcgtgcacagggcgctttgccgccctgaggtatgtagtgcggggttgactgggaggaacatagttgcgtccccccggtctgctgttggtgtcgtgagactccccgcggtaggtttgatcgtcagggtcggtatgaccgtacccttccgtGTAAGGTTGCGGGCCCAGTCGGCTCTGAATCCTGGGCCGCGCCTGGAGGCTGACCGCCTCCTATCTTCCCCATAGGGGcccaggcgggtatgcactggcccTCTGGAGCGGGACTCATATGAGGAAGTATCCTCATTGAGTGtatggaccgaacagtaagatgatccacggtcgtcatgtcggcttctggaagccggacgtgagtgtaacctgccatcgtattggagtatacggttggcaggtgtgtgttgtattggagtaggcccagcttgtacgtttgcttccgtacaagcgcggttgtaagcCGCTATCAGCAGGTCAGTCTGCTGTTGGTACCAGGAGTGTAAGTCCACGCCTGGTGGAAGCACAGTTGGGGCCTGTGATAAGTCGTGTCCGAACGCAAAGGATGGGATCCTTTgggtggacgtgccaatgtgtccggtTTGGGGGGTCGAAGGATGGACCCCTGTTGGGACCGGGGGATTTGGGTTATCCGCATTGGTGTTTTGgttatcagtcatgatcttgagagggagagggatggattaaaaagtgctaagagtagcggtgggcgccaatgatgaaacaatggttaaccgggcagggttaatacactggtctcgtcaagaagggttaatcccttcctctctgagatcgctggctgggtcaccggtggatgatctcctgcacaaggaaacaagccgtgactcgtaacaaggaggatggggtggggggtgctccttgttaccactctccggcgtgagaatcagtggtttgcttgggaagcaaagcaagattatagtagtagttagagagttgtgaagagatacctcaaacctggtttggggtcggtatttatagccgaggagtgaaggaggagattgatggatgggctgacgacgagctgcaccgttgcaggtgtgtcagtctcgccggccgtgggggttacgccacgtcagcccattgctttaatagctctgacaggggactgtcgccggcgccacttgcctcgtggtgtcagccacttgcctggcgtgtcagtccacttgctggatatgcagggtgcggtgcgagccgcatcgctgcatgcggtaacatctgaagttaccgcgtctcttacttgtgatcaagaaatacgcgagatgcggtgttggccgcatcatcgtatgtggagactatttgctcgcttcccttgtcgtgacgaaaatggccatatgatgcggtgccagccgcatcgatatgttcatcttctttcgtacttgggtcaagctattcatcttcgaaccgaatgggttcgaaggatgtgaccgcatgggtgcggtttgcttactggtaggggtttgtttgatgcgggtaatggtcgttttgggaccataccccttcaccaaCTTTActaaatttcataaaaaaataattttaaaaaattcGATTACAGGAGGAAATAAGGAAATGATTGGGGAAGTTTAAAAGAAGTGGTTCACGGATCGTGAATCAAGACAGGTTAATACTAAGGGTGTACGGGGCGCAATCGGGGAGTGGCTCGGTGAATgatttccccgatcgggaacaccgccgccatccccgcggggtcccgaatcggggTTCAATTTGGGTGTGGGGTTACCGCTTGAATTTGCACATTGATCGAGGAATATGACCGTTGAACGGTCgacttttttataaaaaaaaaaaaaatcactttttttaAACTATATAAATACCCAACTCATTTTCACCCTTTTTTTATACACAACCCATCTCATTCTCACCCTTTTTTTATACACAACCCATCTCATtctctatatttttttaaactctcCAACCACAACCatttcactttttattttttatactctccaacCAAACCTCCtccactttttattttttatacaccgagcaatggagaaccgatcccgcgaggccaagaaaaaaactaagggacgggtctcgaaaccgtctcgagatggttcgagcggtgcaaatgctcaaccacaaccccctttcggatacacttcacaacccccgttttttttccaacaacctccacacccctcgttttacaacacccaacaacccaatttcggctattttcaaaatttgctatcaatggacgctcctcctcaatcccccgccttcgacccatatgCTTATCGTTCTCCACAagttccttctacacgaggaaatgtcgaacgtcctctacctattGACGAGGACGACGAGGACGAtgaggtagtgcccgaaactcaaaatttgggcgacgacGACGAGGAATATGAATATAATGTGGACGAAGACGCGGGCAACGAAGAAGACGAGGCTCGAGAAAAAAAAGGGAAAACGGTGAGCGAAAAATGGACAAAAgaacaagaagaggcgttggcgaaggcgtgggtacattgtTCTACCAACAAAAAAAAGGGCAATCAACAAAGTCGCGAAAGTTTTTGGGGTAAAATTTTAGAGCACTTTAACAAAACTATcggtggaagtaaccggaccgttcatcaagtacggtctaaatggaacccgatgcatgcgaaaataaactttttcaacggcctataccaacaagcggtaaaaattatattttttttaacattgcatattttttattttttttctaagttcaTACTTTTTTAAcactttctatttttttttattttataacatgtaggatcgcacacgagcAAGTGGATGTCAAGATCTCGACGTGATGAAAGTcgcgttaaaagaatttaaagaaaGATTTCCAAGCGGTTTTCAACACATCGAggcgtgggaggtcgttcgaaaacacgagaaatgggcccaagtcccattgaTGGGCGAGGAAGGTGAAGGTTCGGCACATAAAAGAAAGCCGGTTGACGTAGACTTTTCAATACCGGATATTAACGAAGATCCCTCGCCACAAAGAgcacaacggcgagacaagcgtcaagctacatcgtccgagggaagctcggccgagttggcggcacaattcaaagtgtacaccgccatgaaagaagcgaagcaagcGGTAGAATTGGAGGCGATCGAATTGAGGAAAAAAAGAGAGTCGGAGTCTCGCGAGCTCATATCGGTACAAATcgagacgatgaaaaactacaattacgatcgagatatgaaaacctTCCTTAAGCCGCACGACGATGTTCCGCCAAGTATGTTGCCGATCATCCTAGCCCGAAAGCGAgaaatcgctaacaagtacgggtggccatgcgatttctagtttgaatgtatttttttttctagtttgaatgtatttttttttctagtttgaatgtgttttttttttctagtttgaatgtgttttttttttctagtttgaatgtattttttttttaaatttaatgaaatgtcttttatataaatttttaaacattcataattttaacaaaaaaaaaataattttgaactcacctaataggtgagtgccgccatcaaaaaggggaattaggggagtgtattaggAGAGTTGACGTGGCACCATGTGATTGGTTAGGTGTAAGATGGGGGACTCatctattaggtgagcaccccttacaccctaacaaaaaaagagaaaaaaaaggcTCATTCTATTCTTACTCCCCTATTTACTAATTACACCCCCCTCTATCAAAAATATCATATCCATCAatcatttggtttttgtttttagcctgttttgtctttttattgtctttttatttattcatttatttaattattagttatttagtatttgtttgtatttgtttattatttaattagttattattattattattatatttattattagtaGTAGTAATGATATAgtaattattattagtttttattgttataatttatcaaattatatttatagctgtaacaaaagctatataaaaataagtactttttataaaattattattatttaataatttaCATACCGAGGTTTAATCTATACTCCCCCCAAATGTAGCAGGTTGTGCTATCCAAGACTTATACATATTTTGACGTGATTCAAATATATTCTCCCAGCCAGCTGCATCATTTTCTCTCATTAATTTCCATAGGTTGTTTGTGCTGGCAATTGGATACTCTCCTTGCAATTCTACCATTATAAAATGGTTACCATTCACGTGTgcaattgtaattatttttttttctgggAACTCGTGAGGGCCTCTCCAAAGCGAAAAACAAGTAGAACTGTTTCTTTTTTCTTGAGATAAAAAATGAACGATCACATTAAACTTGTTCGCAATCAAGAATCTTGCCTCTGGCATAATCATCCAGTGTTTTTCAGGTGCAAACCCCGATCCTGACCAAGCCAAGGACGTGAACACATCTTTGAATGAGCCTAAGAAAGCCTTAGTGTACTTATTTCTAAACTCGAGTAGCTCTTCCATCAGTGATCTCCGGATAAATAACCATTCATCTTCACCGTACCCGAGAGCAGAAGCTGTCGCCCGAAACCCACAATTTCCATCACCTAACACGTTATGTATGCGTGTAACATACGCATGGAAGATTTTTGGAATTAGATGAATATAGTTGTGTATCACCTGTGATGCTTGATCTTGGTTCAACCCCATGAAGTCATAGCCTGGCGCACTTGTAGAGTTGGCGAAAGAACTTTGTCCGACAATATCTTGGTTCAACCCCATGAAATCATATCCCGGTGTGTTTAAAAGGTTGGTAAAAAAACCTTGTCCGTCTGTATCTTGTGTCATGAACGGACTTGGTTCACCAGGATCATCCTTGAATGGTTTTTTTCCGTAAATATCTTGATTTATGAACGGACTTGTTTCACCAGAGTTGATTTTAAACAGTTTAATGCCCAAAGATATTTCTCCTATGTTTCTTTACGCATAACTGCAAAAGCTATGGAGATTGTCTTGTTGGTAGAAGTTACACCAACAATTTCAAGAAAAGGCAATTTATACTTGTTCGTATTGTATGTGACATCCATAAGCAACACATGTGGAAAATCAAGGAAGTACTTGTATGAGATTTTAGGAACAAAGAATAAGTCTTCCAACATGTTTGAAACTCTATTGGTAGAAATTTCAAAAGTATACCCTTTATCATTTAAATGAGACATTAGCACCTCCATCTGATTTATACACACCACCACGATCACACATAAGTACAACTTTAGACACGTAGCCATTTTTAGCTTTCGATCTTTTAGTCACAATAGCGTAACCAAGACTACGTCCGGTGTTTCTAACCCATTCCATCAACTCTTCACGAGACTTGAACACCTAAAAGTGAACTAATATTAGTTACAAAAT is from Helianthus annuus cultivar XRQ/B chromosome 9, HanXRQr2.0-SUNRISE, whole genome shotgun sequence and encodes:
- the LOC110937104 gene encoding uncharacterized protein LOC110937104; this translates as MDAPPQSPAFDPYAYRSPQVPSTRGNVERPLPIDEDDEDDEVVPETQNLGDDDEEYEYNVDEDAGNEEDEAREKKGKTVSEKWTKEQEEALAKAWVHCSTNKKKGNQQSRESFWGKILEHFNKTIGGSNRTVHQVRSKWNPMHAKINFFNGLYQQADRTRASGCQDLDVMKVALKEFKERFPSGFQHIEAWEVVRKHEKWAQVPLMGEEGEGSAHKRKPVDVDFSIPDINEDPSPQRAQRRDKRQATSSEGSSAELAAQFKVYTAMKEAKQAVELEAIELRKKRESESRELISVQIETMKNYNYDRDMKTFLKPHDDVPPSMLPIILARKREIANKYGWPCDF